In the genome of Gloeotrichia echinulata CP02, one region contains:
- a CDS encoding mechanosensitive ion channel domain-containing protein → MNIKPSFSLDEATQKLLITIGIQLAVFLIFIFLAFILGKSFPRFLNTIVRRFSPQIFFTVYEKLTNSLEKLIGIVATVILIGVCLNLIQQYTGLYKFLKFFSDLSIAVTLGALISGFFRNFVRVYGIELIRKLGFEIDELVLVFETIANIIIGFVVAIAFAQSQNINLIGLLAGLGIGGIAVAFAAQNTLEQILGTIVIYLDRPFIAGEYIRVSLSSQGILLARVESIGLRSTKLRTLAKSTLIVVPNSLMASVDIENVTRGKKVMVLLYLDFARQLERFEQALLEKVIKESTCSLFGIDPNSTKISLFPYGDNLKGVRARVSFFILGSNENSIEFRKRLLELANESISEKLQTHGIEFTMQEPTIYLESPVSI, encoded by the coding sequence TTGAATATAAAACCTTCGTTTTCATTGGATGAAGCGACGCAAAAACTGCTGATTACAATTGGAATTCAACTAGCAGTTTTCTTAATTTTTATTTTCCTGGCTTTCATACTTGGAAAATCATTCCCCCGCTTTCTGAATACAATTGTTAGAAGATTTTCACCCCAAATATTTTTCACAGTTTATGAAAAATTAACCAATTCCCTTGAAAAGCTAATTGGGATAGTAGCAACAGTAATTCTCATTGGAGTTTGTCTCAATCTGATTCAACAATACACGGGATTGTACAAATTCTTGAAATTTTTCTCTGACCTATCCATAGCTGTTACCCTCGGTGCATTAATTTCTGGTTTTTTTCGGAATTTCGTCCGTGTGTATGGAATTGAACTGATTCGTAAACTAGGTTTTGAGATTGATGAGTTAGTACTCGTTTTTGAAACAATTGCTAACATTATCATTGGATTTGTTGTGGCGATAGCATTTGCTCAAAGCCAGAACATTAATTTGATTGGTTTACTTGCTGGTTTAGGGATTGGGGGTATAGCAGTTGCTTTTGCGGCTCAAAACACTTTAGAACAGATTTTGGGAACAATTGTTATCTACCTGGATCGTCCTTTTATTGCTGGAGAATATATTCGTGTTAGTTTAAGTTCACAAGGAATTTTATTGGCGCGTGTAGAGTCTATTGGTTTGCGTTCAACGAAGCTGCGAACACTCGCAAAAAGTACCCTCATAGTGGTTCCCAACTCATTGATGGCCTCAGTAGATATAGAAAATGTAACCAGAGGGAAAAAGGTTATGGTCTTACTATATCTTGATTTTGCTCGACAGTTAGAGAGATTTGAACAAGCGTTGTTAGAAAAAGTCATTAAGGAAAGTACTTGCTCATTGTTTGGCATAGATCCAAACAGTACAAAAATTAGTTTATTTCCCTATGGAGATAATCTCAAGGGAGTTCGTGCTAGGGTGAGTTTCTTTATCTTAGGTTCAAATGAAAATTCGATTGAATTCCGCAAGCGTTTGTTAGAGTTAGCCAATGAATCTATCTCGGAAAAGCTTCAGACTCATGGTATAGAATTTACTATGCAAGAGCCAACTATTTATCTAGAATCTCCTGTTTCAATTTAG
- a CDS encoding PatA/PatG family cyanobactin maturation protease, producing the protein MVAATDGFSSIAALPGLQSLWAESLGDPRICVAVLDGPVDKSHPCFDGANLTSISTLVSGVADQGSASQHGTHVASVIFGQHDSSIRGIAPGCRGLIVPVFTNGSQGGISPCSQIDLARAITQAVEKGANVINISGGQLAASAESDKLLANAVRLCAERNVLIVAAAGNDGCDCLHIPAALESVLAVGAMDSAGQPIGFSNWGEAYRYQGILALGENILGAIPGGGTAATTGTSFAAPIVSGIVALLLSLQLQRGEKPDPHAIRDAILRSALPCKLEGLDSRRCLVGSLNIPGVKSLITKEGIQQMSNQEEVMIQASEVNNIEPEVANQLTESVVQVPNLLESSYSIPMMNLQPEASVVPSAVTPSECATCAGEKAAPPPIVYALGQLGTDFGTEARRDSFIQMMPPDVSLVEYLNQNPYEAQSLIWTLSLDATPIYAIVPVGAYAAFGYDRLRQILAEGDSVERVSIPGRIASSIKLMSGQTVPVIVPELRGIYSWTIPAVIDSLVAAYPAQTRENLTVKIREYLERIYYEFRNLGVTPQERALNFSATNAFQVTQVLATAVDAQLGLNSIGVTKSPICRPDSDCYDVTLQFFNLQDSRRAGKVYRFTVDVSEVIPVTIGQVRSWSVAS; encoded by the coding sequence ATGGTAGCTGCAACAGATGGTTTCAGTAGCATTGCGGCACTCCCCGGACTCCAATCCCTGTGGGCTGAATCTCTCGGCGACCCTCGTATATGTGTAGCGGTTCTCGACGGACCAGTTGACAAATCTCACCCCTGTTTCGACGGTGCCAACCTTACTTCGATATCAACTTTAGTATCGGGTGTTGCAGATCAAGGGTCAGCTTCCCAGCATGGAACCCACGTTGCCAGCGTCATATTTGGTCAACATGATAGTTCCATTCGTGGTATTGCTCCGGGATGTCGCGGGTTAATTGTCCCAGTGTTTACAAATGGGAGTCAAGGAGGGATTTCCCCCTGTTCTCAGATTGACTTAGCACGGGCAATCACTCAAGCGGTGGAGAAGGGAGCCAATGTCATTAATATTAGCGGTGGTCAGTTAGCAGCCTCTGCTGAATCAGATAAATTACTCGCGAATGCAGTCCGCCTTTGTGCTGAGAGAAACGTTCTTATTGTTGCAGCGGCTGGTAATGATGGCTGTGATTGCCTTCATATTCCTGCTGCGCTGGAGTCGGTATTAGCAGTAGGCGCAATGGACTCAGCTGGCCAACCCATTGGTTTTAGTAACTGGGGTGAAGCTTATCGTTACCAAGGCATTCTTGCTCTTGGGGAAAACATCTTAGGCGCTATCCCTGGTGGTGGAACTGCCGCCACAACTGGTACTAGCTTTGCGGCTCCCATTGTTTCAGGAATTGTGGCCTTATTGCTCAGTCTTCAATTGCAAAGAGGTGAGAAGCCCGATCCTCACGCTATTCGTGATGCCATTCTTCGGAGTGCATTGCCTTGCAAACTAGAAGGTTTAGATAGCCGACGTTGTTTAGTCGGAAGTCTGAATATCCCTGGCGTAAAATCCCTAATTACAAAAGAAGGAATACAACAAATGTCTAATCAAGAAGAAGTCATGATTCAAGCAAGTGAAGTTAACAACATTGAGCCAGAAGTGGCTAATCAACTCACAGAGTCAGTAGTGCAAGTGCCAAATTTGCTAGAATCCAGCTACTCAATACCCATGATGAACCTACAACCTGAAGCTAGTGTAGTTCCTTCTGCTGTAACACCTTCCGAATGTGCCACTTGTGCGGGAGAAAAAGCTGCACCACCACCAATAGTTTACGCGCTAGGACAATTGGGGACAGATTTCGGCACTGAAGCTCGCCGAGACTCCTTTATCCAAATGATGCCTCCTGATGTAAGTTTGGTTGAGTATCTCAATCAAAATCCTTACGAAGCACAATCACTAATTTGGACTCTGAGCCTGGATGCTACACCAATTTATGCGATCGTGCCTGTGGGTGCTTATGCAGCTTTTGGTTACGACAGGTTGCGGCAAATATTGGCAGAGGGTGATAGTGTAGAGCGAGTCTCAATCCCTGGACGTATTGCAAGCAGCATTAAGCTGATGTCTGGTCAAACTGTTCCTGTCATTGTTCCAGAATTGCGGGGTATATATAGTTGGACAATTCCAGCTGTCATTGATTCATTAGTAGCGGCTTACCCAGCGCAAACACGGGAGAATTTAACTGTAAAAATTCGAGAGTATTTAGAGCGGATTTATTATGAATTCCGCAACTTAGGTGTAACACCACAGGAACGGGCGCTTAACTTCTCAGCTACAAATGCTTTTCAAGTGACACAGGTTTTGGCTACTGCGGTAGATGCTCAATTAGGACTGAACAGCATTGGAGTAACAAAGAGTCCAATCTGTCGTCCTGATTCAGATTGCTATGATGTAACGCTACAGTTTTTTAACCTTCAAGATAGCCGCAGAGCTGGAAAGGTCTACAGATTTACCGTTGATGTTAGTGAAGTAATTCCTGTCACCATTGGTCAAGTTCGTTCTTGGTCTGTAGCTAGTTAA
- a CDS encoding Uma2 family endonuclease has protein sequence MQLKTKTHYYTPEEYLELEEKAEYKSEYRDGEIVPMTGGTTTHNKIAGNFYAYLKFGLRGKKYDIYIGAVRLWIPRYRQHTYPDVMVIEGEPMYTETNTTTVMNPCLIAEVLSKSTKNYDQGDKFLYYRSIPEFKEYILIDQYNYHVMQYVKTAEGQWSFTELEGESAILSLQTIDFQLALSELYEQVNFADGDED, from the coding sequence ATGCAATTAAAAACAAAAACACACTATTACACACCTGAAGAATATTTAGAACTTGAAGAAAAGGCAGAATACAAAAGTGAATACCGTGATGGAGAAATCGTACCTATGACTGGCGGAACAACAACTCACAATAAGATTGCAGGCAATTTTTATGCTTACTTAAAGTTTGGTCTCAGAGGGAAAAAATACGATATTTATATTGGTGCTGTCCGTTTGTGGATACCCCGTTATCGTCAGCATACCTATCCCGATGTCATGGTAATTGAGGGAGAACCTATGTATACGGAAACGAATACAACAACTGTAATGAATCCTTGTTTAATTGCCGAAGTGTTATCTAAATCCACAAAGAATTACGACCAAGGAGATAAGTTTCTTTACTATCGCTCTATTCCCGAATTTAAGGAATATATTTTAATTGATCAATATAATTATCATGTGATGCAGTATGTCAAAACTGCAGAAGGTCAATGGTCATTTACTGAACTTGAAGGTGAATCTGCAATTTTATCACTGCAAACGATTGATTTTCAGCTAGCACTGAGCGAACTTTATGAGCAAGTAAATTTTGCTGATGGCGACGAAGATTAA
- a CDS encoding PD-(D/E)XK nuclease family protein translates to MSTPDRPFASYHLWSLVAPAMGQERWHCQMRRGFVKARQNEAQVKALLARATAPQRIGILAQKGVYEFHHNRHLLKQSDGVEKVAQILKLSYAAYEVQQRVLQILRKYHNAPLLLDKNIIQLTPGDEGFPKPILIDQDDYCFRLYAAMDCVFIDSDHTLHILDFKTGKSTFDRRQALVYLLAAHYLYPGHHAVASFYNLEICKKSDLITVNHSELESLEFELANIALKHQQDLQKYQQEASNFSQIFPPNPGSHCRFCPFQSICDFSDDKQSLPHPLPTLKIHV, encoded by the coding sequence ATGTCAACCCCTGATCGCCCTTTTGCCAGTTATCACCTTTGGTCTTTAGTTGCCCCAGCGATGGGACAAGAACGCTGGCATTGCCAGATGAGACGGGGGTTTGTCAAAGCGCGTCAAAATGAAGCCCAAGTCAAAGCACTGCTGGCAAGGGCCACTGCACCCCAGCGGATTGGTATACTCGCCCAAAAAGGCGTTTATGAATTTCATCATAATCGACATCTGTTAAAGCAATCCGATGGTGTCGAAAAAGTTGCCCAAATTCTCAAATTGAGCTACGCAGCTTACGAAGTGCAGCAGCGTGTGTTGCAAATTTTGAGAAAATATCACAATGCGCCATTGCTTTTGGATAAAAACATTATCCAATTAACCCCAGGCGATGAAGGCTTTCCCAAACCGATTTTAATTGACCAGGATGATTATTGTTTCCGCTTATATGCAGCTATGGATTGCGTTTTTATTGATTCTGATCACACGTTGCATATTTTAGATTTTAAAACAGGAAAATCCACCTTTGACAGACGACAGGCATTAGTTTATTTGCTAGCTGCCCATTATCTTTATCCTGGTCATCATGCTGTTGCATCATTTTATAATTTAGAAATATGTAAAAAATCCGATTTAATTACTGTTAATCATAGCGAGTTAGAATCTTTAGAATTTGAGTTAGCTAATATTGCGCTAAAGCACCAACAAGATTTACAAAAATATCAGCAAGAAGCTAGTAATTTTAGCCAAATATTTCCACCAAATCCAGGTTCTCACTGTCGCTTTTGCCCTTTTCAATCTATCTGTGATTTTTCTGATGATAAACAGTCTCTACCACATCCATTACCAACCTTAAAAATTCATGTTTAA
- a CDS encoding DUF6036 family nucleotidyltransferase — MRPNVDAQKIERLMQILGREAQGSGCIYFTGGASALLIGWRSSTVDVDIRLDPEPPGIFQAIAKLKQDLNINIELASPQDFLPALPGWRERSVFIGKRGQISFYHYDFTAQALSKLSRGFDRDLNDVQAMYEQKLLSLKQLRDCFEAIAPELIRFPSLNPDVIRSRVDNFIARSEANPKEGRS, encoded by the coding sequence ATGCGCCCAAACGTAGACGCTCAGAAAATTGAACGCCTGATGCAAATCTTAGGTCGAGAAGCTCAAGGTTCAGGCTGCATTTACTTTACAGGTGGTGCTAGCGCTCTCCTGATTGGTTGGCGTAGTTCCACAGTCGATGTCGATATCCGTCTAGACCCTGAACCTCCAGGCATTTTTCAGGCAATTGCTAAACTTAAACAAGACTTGAACATCAATATCGAATTGGCTTCTCCACAGGATTTCTTACCAGCTCTTCCAGGATGGCGAGAGCGGAGTGTGTTCATTGGCAAACGAGGTCAAATCTCGTTCTATCACTATGATTTTACTGCCCAAGCTCTCTCTAAACTCTCTAGAGGATTTGATCGTGACCTTAATGATGTCCAAGCCATGTACGAACAGAAATTATTGTCCTTGAAACAGTTACGAGATTGTTTTGAAGCCATTGCACCCGAATTGATTCGATTTCCTTCTCTTAACCCTGACGTAATTAGAAGCAGAGTTGATAACTTCATCGCACGTTCAGAAGCTAATCCAAAGGAGGGTCGGTCATGA
- a CDS encoding mechanosensitive ion channel domain-containing protein, with protein MTESITTRFLSVEGRRLYSKVISNYQNFLVLNIILILLDLTLLIIPKPNWVNYIELALSVLVAITTGWLSSRLFKRFYDTYLQENALSRKINSELLIVINLIADAVIFIIIFFIFAQTHQINVFALTASLGLGGLAIAFAAQETLQQLLGGIILYIDRPFVIDDYIGLPDGTFGRVESVGLRSTKIRNSGKGTLTIVPNSSLANMSIENFTGAKKLVSLVYLTFYKQLLEDESALIRQVILESTREIFGIDSRNTDVIFKEIPRDAKINVLIDSRNSDVILKDITPEARVNVTQAQINFFILGSGEMSMEMRRQLIDIAKQSITLQLKGYGIAFDLEERAVDVDAPITI; from the coding sequence ATGACTGAATCAATCACAACTCGTTTCTTATCTGTTGAAGGCAGAAGATTATATAGCAAAGTCATCTCTAATTATCAAAATTTTTTGGTATTAAATATAATCTTAATTCTGCTTGACTTAACTTTATTAATAATTCCCAAACCTAATTGGGTCAACTATATAGAATTGGCGCTATCGGTGTTAGTAGCTATTACGACAGGCTGGCTAAGTTCTCGTTTGTTTAAGAGATTTTACGACACTTACTTGCAAGAAAATGCCTTAAGCCGCAAAATAAACAGTGAGTTACTAATAGTTATTAATCTCATAGCAGATGCAGTCATTTTTATCATTATTTTCTTCATTTTTGCTCAGACACACCAGATAAATGTTTTTGCGCTAACAGCAAGTTTAGGACTTGGGGGATTAGCCATCGCTTTCGCAGCACAAGAGACTTTGCAGCAATTGTTGGGTGGAATCATTCTCTATATTGATAGACCTTTTGTCATTGATGACTATATCGGTTTACCTGATGGCACATTTGGTAGAGTTGAATCAGTTGGGTTGCGTTCTACAAAGATTCGTAATTCTGGCAAAGGAACTTTAACTATAGTTCCTAATAGTTCCCTGGCAAATATGAGTATCGAGAACTTTACAGGAGCGAAAAAATTAGTTTCCTTGGTTTATCTAACTTTCTATAAACAATTGCTAGAAGATGAAAGTGCTTTAATTCGGCAAGTCATATTAGAAAGTACCAGAGAAATTTTTGGTATCGACTCTCGGAATACAGATGTGATATTTAAAGAAATTCCCCGAGATGCAAAAATTAATGTATTGATCGACTCTCGCAATTCGGATGTGATACTTAAAGATATTACCCCAGAGGCAAGAGTTAATGTTACTCAGGCTCAGATCAACTTTTTCATTCTCGGTTCTGGTGAGATGTCAATGGAAATGCGCCGCCAGTTGATAGATATAGCGAAACAAAGCATAACTCTGCAATTAAAAGGTTATGGTATTGCTTTCGACCTTGAAGAAAGGGCGGTTGATGTTGATGCACCCATTACTATCTAA
- a CDS encoding phosphoglucomutase/phosphomannomutase family protein, whose amino-acid sequence MSASSNSSKIKFGTDGWRGIIADDFTFPNVRKVTRAIASYLETAYSKDRPVLVAYDTRFLADQFAQTAAQVLADLGWTVKVTDRDCPTPVIAYNARHLNSAGALMFTASHNPAPYCGIKYIPDYAGPATPEITDTIVANIESASDALPSSNPSGSISIFDPKPDYLQFIYTLLDVEKIKSANLKVKYDALYSTSRGYLDEVLQHSGVELESFHAWRDVLFGGGMPEPKGEQLVELVEAVRRDHADLGLATDGDSDRFGIVDELGNVLTPNTVLLLLARHLIKNKGKTGAIVRTVATTHLLDNFAAKYGLPIYETAVGFKYIGEKMRETTVLIGGEESGGLSVIGHIPEKDGVLADMLVAEAIAYEGKPLSQLVKEAIAEADGPLYNNRLDLHLTESHKIAVIDAFTKNPPTEVAGIKVKEVGRKDGIKLYLEEGSWVLLRPSGTEPLVRVYMETNSPEKLSTIAQEMQSAIAKLE is encoded by the coding sequence ATGAGCGCTAGTAGCAATTCCAGCAAAATAAAATTTGGCACTGACGGCTGGCGAGGAATTATCGCCGATGACTTTACTTTTCCCAACGTGCGGAAAGTAACTAGGGCGATCGCCAGTTATTTGGAAACAGCCTATAGCAAAGACAGACCAGTTCTTGTAGCATACGATACGCGATTTTTAGCTGACCAGTTTGCCCAGACAGCCGCCCAAGTCCTGGCAGACTTGGGTTGGACGGTTAAAGTTACTGATCGGGATTGCCCCACACCAGTAATCGCTTACAACGCCCGTCACTTAAATTCAGCGGGGGCGTTAATGTTTACTGCGAGTCATAATCCTGCACCATACTGTGGGATTAAATATATCCCTGATTATGCTGGACCTGCCACTCCAGAGATTACTGATACTATTGTGGCAAACATTGAAAGTGCATCGGATGCGCTGCCTAGTAGCAACCCATCAGGTTCTATTTCTATTTTTGATCCCAAACCCGATTATCTGCAATTTATCTACACCTTACTTGATGTAGAAAAGATCAAAAGTGCCAATTTAAAGGTTAAATACGACGCGCTGTATTCTACTTCTCGCGGCTACTTAGATGAAGTTTTGCAACACAGTGGTGTGGAGTTAGAAAGTTTCCACGCTTGGCGGGATGTGCTATTTGGCGGCGGGATGCCAGAACCCAAAGGCGAACAACTGGTAGAGTTAGTAGAAGCAGTCCGCCGAGATCATGCTGATTTAGGTTTGGCAACGGATGGCGATAGCGATCGCTTTGGGATTGTCGATGAACTAGGTAACGTCCTCACCCCCAACACTGTGCTGCTATTGCTAGCACGTCATTTAATCAAAAACAAAGGTAAAACCGGCGCTATTGTCCGCACTGTGGCTACAACCCACCTGCTGGATAATTTCGCCGCTAAATATGGATTGCCAATTTATGAAACAGCCGTAGGCTTTAAATACATCGGTGAAAAAATGCGGGAAACCACCGTGTTGATTGGTGGGGAAGAATCAGGCGGTTTAAGCGTGATTGGGCACATCCCCGAAAAAGACGGCGTGTTAGCCGATATGTTAGTAGCAGAAGCGATCGCCTATGAAGGTAAACCCCTGAGTCAACTTGTCAAAGAAGCGATCGCCGAAGCAGATGGGCCGTTGTATAATAACCGTCTCGATTTACACCTCACAGAGTCCCACAAAATAGCCGTTATCGACGCTTTCACCAAAAACCCACCGACAGAAGTCGCCGGGATTAAAGTTAAAGAAGTCGGGCGTAAAGACGGGATTAAGCTGTATTTAGAAGAAGGTAGCTGGGTGTTACTGCGTCCCTCTGGTACAGAACCACTGGTGCGGGTATATATGGAAACAAATTCGCCAGAAAAACTCAGCACAATCGCGCAAGAAATGCAGAGTGCGATCGCTAAACTAGAGTAA